The sequence TTACTTCGCTTAAATAACCAAATGAAAGATGAACTGTCCAAAATTCTTTCTGCGTTGCCTAAGCATTAATGTCAGGGCTTCTCTAAAAGCTTGCTTTGCGTTCTGCGCTATCGCAATACCTCTCACCAGGTAGTTTTTTCATACTCTTTCCATGACGTCCAGTACCATCAATTTGAATAGTTCGAATTCCAGATCTTCTGGTAGCTCCAAAACGAAGGAGCCTTGCTTACGCGTAATTCCTCTTGGCGGTCTCCATGAGATTGGCAAAAACACTTGTGTCTTTGAGTATGGCGATGACCTCATGCTTGTGGATGCAGGACTCGCATTCCCCGACGATGGAATGCATGGTGTCAATGTCGTAATGCCTGATACGACTTACCTGAGGGAAAACCAGAAACGTATTCGTGCCTTAATCGTTACACATGGTCATGAGGATCACATTGGTGGTATTTCACACCACTTGAAGCATTTCAAGATCCCAATTATTTATGGTCCTCCCTTAGCTATGTCGATGCTGCAGGGAAAGATGGAAGATGCAGGTGTCAATAACTGCACAACTATTCAGACAATTACTCCTCGAGAGGTTGTCAAAGTTGGTCAGCATTTTTCGGTTGAATATATTCGCAACACCCATTCAATTTCTGATAGTTTTTCGCTGGCTATCACTACTCCTGTTGGGGTGGTGATCTTTACTGGAGATTTCAAGTTTGACCATACGCCTCCAGATGGAGAGCATTTCGACATTCAGCGATTAGCTCATTACGGAGAGAAGGGTGTTCTGTGTCTTTTTTCAGATTCGACGAATGCGGAAGTGCCTGGCTTTACGCCGTCTGAACGTTCTGTATTCCCTAACCTTGATCGCCACATAGCGACCTCAGAGGGTCGAGTGATCGTTACAACCTTTGCTAGTTCTACTCATAGGGTTGCAATGATCATTGAGCTGGCCATGAAAAATGGCAGGAAAGTAGGGCTAATGGGTCGTTCCATGCTCAATGTGGTTGCAAAGGCTCGAGAGTTGGGCTACTTGAGATGCCCTGATGATTTATTTGTACCGATTAAACAAATTCGTGATTTACCTGATCGTGAAACCTTGTTGTTAATGACCGGTAGTCAGGGTGAACCAATGGCAGCGTTAAGCCGCATATCTCGAGGAGAGCATCAACATGTTCAAGTAAAGAGTACTGACACAATTATTTTTTCTGCTAGCCCGATTCCTGGCAATACCATTTCAGTGGTCAATACCATTGACAGTTTGATGAAGCTGGGAGCCAAGGTTGTTTATGGCAAGTCACAGGGTATTCATGTTTCTGGTCATGGCTGTCAAGAAGACCATAAGTTGATGCTTGCATTGACCAGGCCAAAGTTCTTTGTGCCTGTCCATGGTGAGCACAGGATGCTTATTTGCCATAGTAAAAGTGCTCAATCTATGGGCATTTCATCGGACAATATTTTGATTCTTGAGAATGGGGATGTTGTTCAACTCACTCCAGATTCAATCTCTAAAGGTGAATCAGTGACTGCTGGGATAGAACTACTTGACGCTTCAAGGGAAGGCATCGTTGATAACCGAGTATTGAAAGAACGTCAGCAATTAGCTGAAGATGGTGTTATCACAGTTTTAGCCGCAGTAAGTACTGATGGTGTAATGGTTGCTCCGCCCAGAGTGAATTTGCGTGGTGTTGTCACTAGTGTTGACGCGAAAAAGATGTCTCTTTGGACTGAGAGGGAGATCACCTGGGTTTTAGAGAATCGTTGGAAGCAACTTGCTCGTCAGACGGGTGGAAGTTCAATAGAGGTTGATTGGATGGGTTTGCAGCGTGAGGTTGAAGCTGGTTTAGCTCGACGTATGCGGCGTGAGCTGCAAGTAGAGCCATTGATACTTTGCTTAGTTCAACCTGCTCCTGGGGGAACACCTGTTTATAAAGGCAGGACAGATCTTGAAACTGATTCAAAACCGATTACTAGGCGGGTTGATGGACCTCGTTCTGGGCGTGATAGTGCATCGGCTGCAACTCCCGTTAAGGTTTCTAAAGCTGCAGCACAATCTGCCCCTGGAGTTGAGCCACCCTCTAAATCAGTTGTAGTTAAGAGTCAACAAGTTGAATCTCAAACTGAGATGCCAACCGGTCGTACACGACGGAGGCGCTCAGCGGTTGCTTCTTGAAAAATTTCAAAATGAATGATGGTTCTCTTTGAACTGTTTACTGGGTTTGCGTGAGTTCAATTGATTCGCGCTTCCAATTTATTTTCCATCCTTGGCTGAGATGCGAACATCCTGGAGTTTTGTTGGTGCCAATTTTGTAGCTAAGTTCTTCAAGTTGAGCTGCGGATAGCACAGGAGCTTCTTTTTGTTTTAGCCATCGCGCTAATAAAGTTGCTCTTGCGGTTAATGAAAGTGTAGAAAAAGCTTGCCTATACAGACCCTGAGGATGTTCGATTGCTTGAAGTAAAAGAGTGGCGATGGCATCTTGATCTTCTTTGTAATGACATAGCCTTTCTGCAAGTGATGCCATTCTCATGCTGCACCCAGGGTGGAGTTCTTCCAAGATGGGAAAGATTTTTTTACGAACTTTATTACGGCTCAGTGTAATATTTTTATTAGATGGATCAATCCATATAGGTAGTTTCATCTCTTTGCAGATTAAGGCTGTATCATCTCTACTGAAATCAAGTAATGGACGGACTAAATATATACCTTTCTCAAGATTTCTTGATTCTGGAAGAGTGCTAAGTCCAGCTAAATCGCACCCTCTAGCCAGATTAAGTAATAAAGTCTCGGCTCGATCACTACCTGTGTGACCCGTCAGAATATGAGTGCAAGTGTGGAACTTATCTTTTGCAATTTTAGCTAACTGTTCATATCTCCACTTTCTTGCATAAGCTTCGCTTTTGGTTAGTTCTTTTGTTGTTTGATGAGAGAAGAAATTCAGGTTTTTTTCTTCACACCAGCTTTTGAGTTCTTTTGCGATATCTCCAGACTTTTGATGCCAGCCGTGATCACCATGCCATACGTATAACTTCCACTTGTGCAATCTTTGGAGATCAACTATTAGTTGTAGTAGCGCCATTGAATCTTGACCTCCAGAAACTGCTATCAGCAGAGATGATCCGTCGGGAATAAGATTTTTTTTAGTAATTAATTTTTTGTGCAGTCGAAGGTGCCATGGTGTCCACGGTTTTGAGTTGCTCGTGGACATGGACATTGTTGTTTGGTTAACCAACTCAATCAATTTTGTTAGAAGATGGTGGGTGTGGATGGGACAATCAGTTTGTTCGATGGTCTTTTAATGGCTCGTCTTCACCATTTACCTCCTGCATTGCAGCAAAGTCTTGAGCAACGTTCTCTCCTTAAGGTTATTGCTGGCCTAAGCAATTTTGACCCTGTTTCCGTGGAAATGGTTGCCAGGGCCGCTGGTGGTGGTGGTGCTGATTTGCTTGATGTTGCCTGTGAACCTGATTTGGTGCATTTAGCAATCCATGCCTCTGGATTGCCAGTTTGTGTTAGTGCAGTGGAACCTGACTTATTCCCTAAAGCCATAGAAGCTGGTGCAGCGATGATCGAGATAGGGAATTTTGATTCTTTTTATTCACGAGGGCGTTTCTTTTCCGCACAAGAGGTCTTTCAGTTAACTATTCAAACTAGAAAGTTGTTGCCCAATGTTGTTTTATCTGTAACTGTTCCGCATGTTTTACCTTTACACGAGCAAGCACAATTAGCCTTGGACTTGAGTAATGCAGGTGCTGATTTAATTCAGACTGAAGGTGGAACTAGTTCGCGGCCTTTAAGTGCAGGCAATTTAGGAATGATTGAGAAAGCCGCTCCAACATTGGCAGCTACTCAAACTATTTTTGATAGTCTTAAACAAGCAGGTAATGACATTCCTTTGCTTTGTGCTTCAGGCCTTTCAGCAGTGACTGTGCCAATGGCATTAGCTGTTGGCGCATCTGGCGTAGGAATAGGATCTGCTGTCAATAGGCTGAGTAATGAGTTAGAAATGATCGCAGTAGTTAAAAGATTAAGAGAAGCAACTTCTTCATTTTCTTCTTCCCTCGCCGTGAGCCAAAAGTGTTCTTGATAATTATCTAGAGGCTTGAAATTTGTATAAAAAGCAGTTCTAACTTGACTTAACAATATCTTTTTCCTTTAGTTATTGCTTTGTCGAATATTTCACTTGAATGGAAGTCAATGCAAAGTAGCGACGTTTTAGCTATTGGATTTTAAAATCAATATTCAATAAACATCACATGCAATATTCCTACAACTGCAATGGCTATTTTTTAGTGAAATTAATGTGATGGCTAAACATCGACTAACTGCTCCTTACAGTCCCAAAGGTGATCAGCCACAGGCCATCGCTCGTTTAGTAGAGGGAGTCAATGCAGGAAAGCCTTATCAAACTTTGTTGGGTGCAACTGGTACGGGAAAAACCTTTACAATTGCAAATGTAATTGCCCAAACAGGTAGGCCTGCACTTGTGTTGGCACACAATAAAACTCTTGCTGCTCAGCTTTGTAATGAACTAAGAGAGTTTTTTCCTGACAATGCTGTCGAATACTTTATTTCTTATTATGATTATTATCAGCCAGAAGCATATGTTCCTGTAAGCGATACTTACATAGCCAAGACAGCATCAATTAATGAAGAGATTGATATGCTTAGACATTCCGCAACTCGATCACTATTTGAAAGGAAAGATGTAATTGTTGTGGCATCTATTAGTTGCATATATGGCTTGGGTATTCCTAGTGAATATTTAAAAGCTTCGGTTGGATTCCAAGTTGGCGATGTTATTGATTTACGCCAAGTTTTGAGGGAATTAGTGAATAATCAATATATGCGAAATGACTTTGATATAAATCGAGGCCGCTTTCGTGTGAAAGGAGATGTATTAGAAATTGGGCCTGCTTATGATGACAGATTGGTCCGTATAGAGCTATTTGGTGATGAAATCGAAGCGATTCGTTTTGTTGATCCAACTACTGGTGAAATACTACAAAGTTTAGAGAACATTAATATTTACCCTGCGAAACATTTTGTAACCCCTAAAGATCGTCTTTCTAGTGCAATCAAGGCTATTCAAAATGAGTTAAAAGAAAGATTAGATAGTTTAAATGAACAAGGAAAATTATTAGAGGCTCAAAGATTAGAGCAAAGAACCACTTATGATTTGGAGATGCTAAAAGAAGTCGGATATTGTAATGGGGTTGAAAATTATGCTAGACATTTATCAGGGCGCCCAGAAGGATCCCCTCCTGAATGTCTAATAGACTACTTTCCAAAAGATTGGCTCCTGGTTGTTGATGAAAGTCATGTAACTTGTTCTCAATTAAGAGCAATGTACAATGGTGATCAGTCAAGAAAAAAGGTTCTAATAGAGCATGGGTTTCGTTTACCAAGTGCAGCCGATAATCGACCCTTAAAGAGTGAGGAGTTTTGGAAGAAGGCTAGACAAACTGTTTTTATCAGTGCAACTCCAGGTGATTGGGAATTGAATAAGAGTGATGGAGAGGTTGCGGAACAAGTTATCAGGCCAACTGGAGTACTCGATCCTTTGGTAGAGGTGCGCCCTACTGAAGGTCAGGTTGATGACTTGTTGGGTGAAATAAGAATCAGAGTCAAGAAAAAACAGAGAATTTTAATCACAACTCTGACAAAAAGAATGGCAGAGGATTTAACAGATTATCTTTCAGAAAATAGTGTTCGCGTTCGATATCTTCACTCAGAAATTCATTCTCTTGAACGTATCGAGATTATTCAGGACCTTAGATTGGGTGAATATGATGTTTTGGTTGGAGTTAATCTTCTACGTGAAGGATTAGATCTGCCTGAAGTTTCATTGGTGGTCATACTTGATGCTGATAAAGAAGGTTTTCTTAGAGCTGAAAGATCTTTGATTCAAACAATTGGAAGAGCTGCGAGGCATGTTGAAGGTATGGCACTTTTATATGCAGATAACCTTACTGAGTCGATGACGAAAGCAATTACTGAGACAGAGAGGCGTAGAAATATTCAAAAATCTTATAATGAGAAATATGGGATAGTACCTAGACCTGCTGGCAGAAAGGCTAGTAATTCCATTCTTTCATTCCTTGAGCTCTCTAGACGATTGCAAGCCGAAGGCAATAATAGTGATTTAATTCAAATTGCATCAAAAGCAACGGATGATATTCATAAAGAAGATCTTGGAATGGCCTTAGAAGCATTGCCAGAGATCATTAATAAACTAGAAGAAAAAATGGGTATGGCTGCAAAACAGTTGAATTTTGAAGATGCTGCGAAGTTACGCGACAAGATTAAGCACTTAAGACAAAAGTTGATTGGGCATTTCAGTGACTAGTTATTACCATTTACTCACCTAGTTTAAAACAATCATGGACTGCTTTGAGTGCAACTAATCCATCTTTTTTTGCTACAACACAACTGGTGCGGATTTCGCTAGTTGCAATCATTGCAATGTTGATTTTTGCCTGAGCTAATGCTCTAAACATACGAGCTGCTGTCCCAGGTGTGGCAGGCATACCTGCACCAACTGCGCTCACTCGTGTGATTTCGGGCCCGTCTTCTACCTGAGCACCTGGCCACTTTGCTAACAACGGGGCAAGTGCCTTTCCTGCATTTTGACGATCGTTTTTTTTGAGAGTGAAACTTATATCTCGTGAGCCATCTTTTTGCTGCCTTTCAGATTGCACTATTGCATCTAAGCTAATTCCTGCATCTGCTAGTGCTGTGCACAATGCAGCCGCTGTTCCTGGTTTGTCAGGAACGCCTCTGACGCTTACTTGGGCTTGATCTGGATCGAGAGCAATCCCTCTGACTTCAGGCTCTCCAATTCCATTTGCTCCTGGATTTACTTGGATTTGATGTTCATCTAGTTCAAAGGCATCTCCCACTGCGCGCATTCCTTTTGGGCCTAGTGATTTATCAATGACACAACTTACTTTGACTTCGCTCGTTGCGATTAGCCTAAGGTTGATTCCTTTTCTGGAAAGGGTATCAAACAGTGTTGCTGCAATCCCCGGCCGTCCCATGATGCCAGCCCCACTAATGCTTAGTTTGGACATTCCGCTTTGAGCTAAGAGTTCTCCCCCCATCTGTGAGAGGACACTCATACAAATCGTTCGGGCTTTAGGTAATTCTTCTTCGTTAACTGTAAATGTGATGTCATTACTATTGCCTTCATGCGTTGCTTGGATGATTAGATCCACATTGACACCTGCATTAGACAACTTCTCAAATAAATCTGCTGCTACGCCTGGTTGATCTGGGACATGAGATAGTCCTAGTACTGCTTGTCCTTCTACAAGCTCCACCCCATCGACTGGGCGTCCCAGCTCTAGTCCATCTCGACCTAACGAACGCTTGCTTTCACTAGTTAATGTTGTTCCTGGATCATTGGTCCAGCTTGAACGCACCTTCAGCTTGACTCCGTAGTTTCTAGCTAGCTCTACTGCTCTTGGGTGTAGTACTGCTGCGCCTAAACTAGCTAGTTCAAGCATTTCGTCACAGCTCAAACTGGGCATTAATTTCGCATCTGCCACCTTGCGTGGATCAGTGGTTAGTACCCCTGGGACATCAGTGTAAATTTCACATGCATCGGCACTTAATGCAGTTGCAAGAGCTACTGCAGAAGTATCTGATCCTCCTCTGCCAAGAGTAGTGATTTCTGCTGTGCCGCCACTACTTAGACTGGTTCCTTGGAATCCAGCAACCACAACAACATATCCTTCTTCTAGCCTGTTTTTTATACGCTCAGTCTTTACTTCTAGTATTCGTGCACGCCCATGAGAAGATTCTGTGACTATTCCAACTTGGCTGCCTGTCATAGAAATTGCCTGCACACCCAG comes from Prochlorococcus sp. MIT 1307 and encodes:
- a CDS encoding ribonuclease J, coding for MTSSTINLNSSNSRSSGSSKTKEPCLRVIPLGGLHEIGKNTCVFEYGDDLMLVDAGLAFPDDGMHGVNVVMPDTTYLRENQKRIRALIVTHGHEDHIGGISHHLKHFKIPIIYGPPLAMSMLQGKMEDAGVNNCTTIQTITPREVVKVGQHFSVEYIRNTHSISDSFSLAITTPVGVVIFTGDFKFDHTPPDGEHFDIQRLAHYGEKGVLCLFSDSTNAEVPGFTPSERSVFPNLDRHIATSEGRVIVTTFASSTHRVAMIIELAMKNGRKVGLMGRSMLNVVAKARELGYLRCPDDLFVPIKQIRDLPDRETLLLMTGSQGEPMAALSRISRGEHQHVQVKSTDTIIFSASPIPGNTISVVNTIDSLMKLGAKVVYGKSQGIHVSGHGCQEDHKLMLALTRPKFFVPVHGEHRMLICHSKSAQSMGISSDNILILENGDVVQLTPDSISKGESVTAGIELLDASREGIVDNRVLKERQQLAEDGVITVLAAVSTDGVMVAPPRVNLRGVVTSVDAKKMSLWTEREITWVLENRWKQLARQTGGSSIEVDWMGLQREVEAGLARRMRRELQVEPLILCLVQPAPGGTPVYKGRTDLETDSKPITRRVDGPRSGRDSASAATPVKVSKAAAQSAPGVEPPSKSVVVKSQQVESQTEMPTGRTRRRRSAVAS
- a CDS encoding DUF561 domain-containing protein, giving the protein MARLHHLPPALQQSLEQRSLLKVIAGLSNFDPVSVEMVARAAGGGGADLLDVACEPDLVHLAIHASGLPVCVSAVEPDLFPKAIEAGAAMIEIGNFDSFYSRGRFFSAQEVFQLTIQTRKLLPNVVLSVTVPHVLPLHEQAQLALDLSNAGADLIQTEGGTSSRPLSAGNLGMIEKAAPTLAATQTIFDSLKQAGNDIPLLCASGLSAVTVPMALAVGASGVGIGSAVNRLSNELEMIAVVKRLREATSSFSSSLAVSQKCS
- the uvrB gene encoding excinuclease ABC subunit UvrB translates to MAKHRLTAPYSPKGDQPQAIARLVEGVNAGKPYQTLLGATGTGKTFTIANVIAQTGRPALVLAHNKTLAAQLCNELREFFPDNAVEYFISYYDYYQPEAYVPVSDTYIAKTASINEEIDMLRHSATRSLFERKDVIVVASISCIYGLGIPSEYLKASVGFQVGDVIDLRQVLRELVNNQYMRNDFDINRGRFRVKGDVLEIGPAYDDRLVRIELFGDEIEAIRFVDPTTGEILQSLENINIYPAKHFVTPKDRLSSAIKAIQNELKERLDSLNEQGKLLEAQRLEQRTTYDLEMLKEVGYCNGVENYARHLSGRPEGSPPECLIDYFPKDWLLVVDESHVTCSQLRAMYNGDQSRKKVLIEHGFRLPSAADNRPLKSEEFWKKARQTVFISATPGDWELNKSDGEVAEQVIRPTGVLDPLVEVRPTEGQVDDLLGEIRIRVKKKQRILITTLTKRMAEDLTDYLSENSVRVRYLHSEIHSLERIEIIQDLRLGEYDVLVGVNLLREGLDLPEVSLVVILDADKEGFLRAERSLIQTIGRAARHVEGMALLYADNLTESMTKAITETERRRNIQKSYNEKYGIVPRPAGRKASNSILSFLELSRRLQAEGNNSDLIQIASKATDDIHKEDLGMALEALPEIINKLEEKMGMAAKQLNFEDAAKLRDKIKHLRQKLIGHFSD
- a CDS encoding aspartate kinase — translated: MALLVQKFGGTSVGSVKRIQAVAKRVASSRELGHELVIVVSAMGHTTDELTCLAEAISSNPPQREMDMLLATGEQVSIALLSIALHELGVQAISMTGSQVGIVTESSHGRARILEVKTERIKNRLEEGYVVVVAGFQGTSLSSGGTAEITTLGRGGSDTSAVALATALSADACEIYTDVPGVLTTDPRKVADAKLMPSLSCDEMLELASLGAAVLHPRAVELARNYGVKLKVRSSWTNDPGTTLTSESKRSLGRDGLELGRPVDGVELVEGQAVLGLSHVPDQPGVAADLFEKLSNAGVNVDLIIQATHEGNSNDITFTVNEEELPKARTICMSVLSQMGGELLAQSGMSKLSISGAGIMGRPGIAATLFDTLSRKGINLRLIATSEVKVSCVIDKSLGPKGMRAVGDAFELDEHQIQVNPGANGIGEPEVRGIALDPDQAQVSVRGVPDKPGTAAALCTALADAGISLDAIVQSERQQKDGSRDISFTLKKNDRQNAGKALAPLLAKWPGAQVEDGPEITRVSAVGAGMPATPGTAARMFRALAQAKINIAMIATSEIRTSCVVAKKDGLVALKAVHDCFKLGE
- the tilS gene encoding tRNA lysidine(34) synthetase TilS; its protein translation is MSTSNSKPWTPWHLRLHKKLITKKNLIPDGSSLLIAVSGGQDSMALLQLIVDLQRLHKWKLYVWHGDHGWHQKSGDIAKELKSWCEEKNLNFFSHQTTKELTKSEAYARKWRYEQLAKIAKDKFHTCTHILTGHTGSDRAETLLLNLARGCDLAGLSTLPESRNLEKGIYLVRPLLDFSRDDTALICKEMKLPIWIDPSNKNITLSRNKVRKKIFPILEELHPGCSMRMASLAERLCHYKEDQDAIATLLLQAIEHPQGLYRQAFSTLSLTARATLLARWLKQKEAPVLSAAQLEELSYKIGTNKTPGCSHLSQGWKINWKRESIELTQTQ